A single genomic interval of Oncorhynchus gorbuscha isolate QuinsamMale2020 ecotype Even-year linkage group LG25, OgorEven_v1.0, whole genome shotgun sequence harbors:
- the LOC124014122 gene encoding zinc finger protein 135-like isoform X1 — translation MTCPTSKIRDFYWRSSYLYTVLSLILLYILLYTIDYPLPFSSLRLLVPPLRLLSAFMWQVAHQRAIKHYGKLEEFVTVVTQTVPELITDRQRTLLLLALRARVTLQLFQGEHPEDLNKIKIHLDRFSSCGLSQNNDAQMHELEENFLKLTKNLLEDPVERIQFFKADFPVVYGCDFDRALQALVSQFLSRLEDLLPVPDLKQTASWLSAVPSALDECLQSLSHTEDLQYLLQHHTCCGKLDKPFPSPAEDCILASLSLPTTVGVAYTFDSKLDVLLNLEGSTHVSREMETLSDSRDYQQAESRARLDGNQNIKEDRVSTMGSDDDECTDRGVEEETENTSAVGRVISEAKDQRRCEGAVGDLCAAGAPDLAANSPMVTSSVAQKPSIFPAQLTLKIKGDHRVNSSKRSRKSPEGRMAESSVNSDTPLLESSQETTGAEESRPFSTDHDDTEEENNEPASRLSSCAQPPPSDVSPSSETLSKALSTARRIANKCSQCGRCFIYPSQLVQHQRIHTGDRPYKCTQCGKTFSNSTGLSKHHQKHCLDATFDCPKCGESFRSLRERFKHLSTHKSLKCLLCGKSCQTTSDLRKHQQTHSVTPSFNCSLCEKSFKFLSSLTRHNRTHSVEGGYACSKCGKTFGSLSERLQHKRTHRAQLNCTDCGRSCSSRSELKSHQQTHSREPLFNCRHCEDKFFGSVELKIHQKTHAVDKPHQCDACGKCFGALATLVLHQRTHTGEKPHTCPRCNKQYISKSQLTSHMRTHTGERPYSCSYCGKCFSQLANLTVHTRIHTGERPHICSRCKKGFCSVGDLQKHERSHTKEKPYRCTVCGKAFTVSSHLTVHIRSHTGERPYTCPECGKSFAQSSVLTKHQFTHTGERPYPCHHCVKSYTRLTHLKRHLQTHT, via the exons ATGACATGTCCTACAAGCAAGAtcagggatttctattggagaagcagttatctttatactgtactgtctttgataTTACTGTACATCCTTCTCTACACAATAGAttaccccctccctttctcctccctgcGCCTTTTGGTCCCACCTCTACGGCTATTGTCTGCATTTATGTGGCAGGTAGCGCATCAGAGGGCCATCAAGCACTATGGAAAGTTAGAGGAGTTTGTGACAGTGGTTACACAAACTGTCCCAGAACTTATAACTGACAGACAGAGGACATTGCTTCTTCTGGCATTAAGGGCAAGG GTAACTCTTCAGCTGTTTCAAGGTGAGCATCCAGAAGACCTCAACAAAATTAAGATCCATCTTGACAGATTCTCATCCTGTGGTCTTTCACAG AATAATGATGCACAGATGCATGAGTTGGAAGAGAACTTCCTCAAGCTCACCAAAAACCTTCTTGAAGACCCAGTCGAGAGGATCCAATTCTTCAAG gcAGATTTCCCTGTGGTGTATGGCTGTGATTTTGACAGAGCTTTGCAAGCACTTGTTTCTCAGTTCCTCTCCAGACTAGAAGATCTGCTACCAGTGCCAGACCTTAAGCAG ACTGCATCCTGGCTCAGCGCTGTACCCTCTGCCTTGGATGAGTGTCTGCAGTCTCTTTCTCACACAGAGGACCTGCAATACCTGCTTCAGCACCACACATGCTGTGGAAAGTTAGACAAAC CATTTCCCTCCCCGGCAGAAGACTGCATCCTCGCTTCACTGTCCCTCCCTACCACAGTGGGAGTGGCATATACCTTTGACAGCAAATTAGATGTCTTGCTTAACTTGGAAGGCTCTACCCATGTAAGCAGAGAGATGGAAACTTTGTCAGACAGCAGAGATTATCAACAGGCAGAATCAAGAGCACGTTTAGATGGAAACCAGAACATTAAAGAAGATCGAGTGTCTACCATGGGTAGCGATGATGATGAATGCACAGACAGAGGTGTGGAAGAGGAGACTGAAAACACAAGTGCTGTGGGAAGGGTTATTTCCGAAGCAAAGGACCAGAGGagatgtgaaggggctgttgggGACCTGTGCGCTGCTGGAGCACCAGACCTCGCAGCCAACTCTCCAATGGTCACCTCCAGTGTGGCTCAAAAACCCTCCATATTTCCCGCCCAACTTACACTCAAGATCAAAGGGGACCACAGAGTCAATTCCTCCAAGAGATCTAGAAAGAGCCCAGAAGGGAGGATGGCTGAGTCCAGTGTGAACTCTGATACACCTCTGCTTGAATCCTCACAGGAAAC GACTGGTGCTGAAGAATCAAGACCATTTTCTACAGACCATGATGACACAGAAGAGGAAAACAACG AACCTGCTTCTCGGCTGTCTAGCTGCGCTCAACCACCACCTAGTGACGTATCGCCATCCTCTGAGACCCTATCAAAAGCATTGTCCACTGCACGGCGTATTGCCAACAagtgctcccagtgtggaaggtGTTTTATCTATCCATCTCAACTGGTTCAGCATCAGCGAATTCACACTGGAGATCGACCCTACAAATGCACCCAGTGCGGAAAGACTTTCAGTAATTCAACTGGGCTTTCAAAACACCACCAAAAACACTGTCTAGACGCGACCTTCGATTGCCCCAAGTGCGGAGAGAGTTTCAGATCTCTCCGCGAGCGGTTCAAACACTTATCTACTCACAAGTCCCTCAAATGTCTGTTGTGTGGAAAGAGTTGCCAGACGACTTCTGATTTGCGAAAGCACCAGCAAACACATAGTGTGACGCCGTCGTTCAACTGCTCTCTCTGTGAAAAAAGTTTCAAGTTCCTGTCAAGCCTAACCAGGCACAACAGGACCCATTCAGTGGAGGGGGGGTATGCTTGTTCCAAGTGTGGGAAAACATTTGGATCTTTGAGTGAACGGCTCCAACATAAGAGGACACATAGGGCGCAGCTCAACTGTACGGATTGCGGACGGAGTTGCAGTTCCCGCTCCGAACTAAAGAGTCACCAGCAAACTCACTCTCGTGAACCTCTCTTCAACTGTCGACACTGTGAAGACAAATTCTTTGGGTCAGTTGAGCTGAAGATCCACCAAAAAACTCATGCAGTGGACAAACCCCATCAGTGTGATGCGTGTGGAAAGTGCTTTGGTGCCTTAGCCACACTTGTACTCCACCAACGGACACACACGGGGGAGAAACCCCACACATGTCCTCGTTGTAATAAGCAGTATATCTCCAAAAGTCAGCTGACTTCACACATGCGGACTCACACGGGCGAGCGTCCATACAGCTGCTCTTACTGTGGGAAGTGTTTCTCTCAGTTGGCTAATCTTACTGTGCACACAAGGATTCACACGGGGGAGAGACCTCACATCTGCTCTCGGTGCAAGAAAGGGTTTTGCTCAGTCGGTGACCTGCAGAAGCATGAGCGCTCTCACACCAAAGAGAAACCTTACAGGTGTACAGTTTGTGGAAAGGCCTTCACAGTGTCAAGTCATTTGACGGTTCACATACGAAGTCACACAGGAGAGCGCCCCTACACCTGCCCtgagtgtggaaagagttttgcgCAGAGCTCTGTCTTAACTAAACATCAATTCACCCATACAGGAGAGAGGCCATACCCATGCCATCACTGTGTAAAAAGTTACACCCGTCTCACACACTTGAAGAGacacctacaaacacacactTGA
- the LOC124014122 gene encoding oocyte zinc finger protein XlCOF6-like isoform X5: MMSSNEALSLKVTLQLFQGEHPEDLNKIKIHLDRFSSCGLSQNNDAQMHELEENFLKLTKNLLEDPVERIQFFKADFPVVYGCDFDRALQALVSQFLSRLEDLLPVPDLKQTASWLSAVPSALDECLQSLSHTEDLQYLLQHHTCCGKLDKPFPSPAEDCILASLSLPTTVGVAYTFDSKLDVLLNLEGSTHVSREMETLSDSRDYQQAESRARLDGNQNIKEDRVSTMGSDDDECTDRGVEEETENTSAVGRVISEAKDQRRCEGAVGDLCAAGAPDLAANSPMVTSSVAQKPSIFPAQLTLKIKGDHRVNSSKRSRKSPEGRMAESSVNSDTPLLESSQETTGAEESRPFSTDHDDTEEENNEPASRLSSCAQPPPSDVSPSSETLSKALSTARRIANKCSQCGRCFIYPSQLVQHQRIHTGDRPYKCTQCGKTFSNSTGLSKHHQKHCLDATFDCPKCGESFRSLRERFKHLSTHKSLKCLLCGKSCQTTSDLRKHQQTHSVTPSFNCSLCEKSFKFLSSLTRHNRTHSVEGGYACSKCGKTFGSLSERLQHKRTHRAQLNCTDCGRSCSSRSELKSHQQTHSREPLFNCRHCEDKFFGSVELKIHQKTHAVDKPHQCDACGKCFGALATLVLHQRTHTGEKPHTCPRCNKQYISKSQLTSHMRTHTGERPYSCSYCGKCFSQLANLTVHTRIHTGERPHICSRCKKGFCSVGDLQKHERSHTKEKPYRCTVCGKAFTVSSHLTVHIRSHTGERPYTCPECGKSFAQSSVLTKHQFTHTGERPYPCHHCVKSYTRLTHLKRHLQTHT, encoded by the exons atgatgtcaagcaatgaggcactgagtttgaag GTAACTCTTCAGCTGTTTCAAGGTGAGCATCCAGAAGACCTCAACAAAATTAAGATCCATCTTGACAGATTCTCATCCTGTGGTCTTTCACAG AATAATGATGCACAGATGCATGAGTTGGAAGAGAACTTCCTCAAGCTCACCAAAAACCTTCTTGAAGACCCAGTCGAGAGGATCCAATTCTTCAAG gcAGATTTCCCTGTGGTGTATGGCTGTGATTTTGACAGAGCTTTGCAAGCACTTGTTTCTCAGTTCCTCTCCAGACTAGAAGATCTGCTACCAGTGCCAGACCTTAAGCAG ACTGCATCCTGGCTCAGCGCTGTACCCTCTGCCTTGGATGAGTGTCTGCAGTCTCTTTCTCACACAGAGGACCTGCAATACCTGCTTCAGCACCACACATGCTGTGGAAAGTTAGACAAAC CATTTCCCTCCCCGGCAGAAGACTGCATCCTCGCTTCACTGTCCCTCCCTACCACAGTGGGAGTGGCATATACCTTTGACAGCAAATTAGATGTCTTGCTTAACTTGGAAGGCTCTACCCATGTAAGCAGAGAGATGGAAACTTTGTCAGACAGCAGAGATTATCAACAGGCAGAATCAAGAGCACGTTTAGATGGAAACCAGAACATTAAAGAAGATCGAGTGTCTACCATGGGTAGCGATGATGATGAATGCACAGACAGAGGTGTGGAAGAGGAGACTGAAAACACAAGTGCTGTGGGAAGGGTTATTTCCGAAGCAAAGGACCAGAGGagatgtgaaggggctgttgggGACCTGTGCGCTGCTGGAGCACCAGACCTCGCAGCCAACTCTCCAATGGTCACCTCCAGTGTGGCTCAAAAACCCTCCATATTTCCCGCCCAACTTACACTCAAGATCAAAGGGGACCACAGAGTCAATTCCTCCAAGAGATCTAGAAAGAGCCCAGAAGGGAGGATGGCTGAGTCCAGTGTGAACTCTGATACACCTCTGCTTGAATCCTCACAGGAAAC GACTGGTGCTGAAGAATCAAGACCATTTTCTACAGACCATGATGACACAGAAGAGGAAAACAACG AACCTGCTTCTCGGCTGTCTAGCTGCGCTCAACCACCACCTAGTGACGTATCGCCATCCTCTGAGACCCTATCAAAAGCATTGTCCACTGCACGGCGTATTGCCAACAagtgctcccagtgtggaaggtGTTTTATCTATCCATCTCAACTGGTTCAGCATCAGCGAATTCACACTGGAGATCGACCCTACAAATGCACCCAGTGCGGAAAGACTTTCAGTAATTCAACTGGGCTTTCAAAACACCACCAAAAACACTGTCTAGACGCGACCTTCGATTGCCCCAAGTGCGGAGAGAGTTTCAGATCTCTCCGCGAGCGGTTCAAACACTTATCTACTCACAAGTCCCTCAAATGTCTGTTGTGTGGAAAGAGTTGCCAGACGACTTCTGATTTGCGAAAGCACCAGCAAACACATAGTGTGACGCCGTCGTTCAACTGCTCTCTCTGTGAAAAAAGTTTCAAGTTCCTGTCAAGCCTAACCAGGCACAACAGGACCCATTCAGTGGAGGGGGGGTATGCTTGTTCCAAGTGTGGGAAAACATTTGGATCTTTGAGTGAACGGCTCCAACATAAGAGGACACATAGGGCGCAGCTCAACTGTACGGATTGCGGACGGAGTTGCAGTTCCCGCTCCGAACTAAAGAGTCACCAGCAAACTCACTCTCGTGAACCTCTCTTCAACTGTCGACACTGTGAAGACAAATTCTTTGGGTCAGTTGAGCTGAAGATCCACCAAAAAACTCATGCAGTGGACAAACCCCATCAGTGTGATGCGTGTGGAAAGTGCTTTGGTGCCTTAGCCACACTTGTACTCCACCAACGGACACACACGGGGGAGAAACCCCACACATGTCCTCGTTGTAATAAGCAGTATATCTCCAAAAGTCAGCTGACTTCACACATGCGGACTCACACGGGCGAGCGTCCATACAGCTGCTCTTACTGTGGGAAGTGTTTCTCTCAGTTGGCTAATCTTACTGTGCACACAAGGATTCACACGGGGGAGAGACCTCACATCTGCTCTCGGTGCAAGAAAGGGTTTTGCTCAGTCGGTGACCTGCAGAAGCATGAGCGCTCTCACACCAAAGAGAAACCTTACAGGTGTACAGTTTGTGGAAAGGCCTTCACAGTGTCAAGTCATTTGACGGTTCACATACGAAGTCACACAGGAGAGCGCCCCTACACCTGCCCtgagtgtggaaagagttttgcgCAGAGCTCTGTCTTAACTAAACATCAATTCACCCATACAGGAGAGAGGCCATACCCATGCCATCACTGTGTAAAAAGTTACACCCGTCTCACACACTTGAAGAGacacctacaaacacacactTGA
- the LOC124014122 gene encoding zinc finger protein 135-like isoform X4, giving the protein MLWVAHQRAIKHYGKLEEFVTVVTQTVPELITDRQRTLLLLALRARVTLQLFQGEHPEDLNKIKIHLDRFSSCGLSQNNDAQMHELEENFLKLTKNLLEDPVERIQFFKADFPVVYGCDFDRALQALVSQFLSRLEDLLPVPDLKQTASWLSAVPSALDECLQSLSHTEDLQYLLQHHTCCGKLDKPFPSPAEDCILASLSLPTTVGVAYTFDSKLDVLLNLEGSTHVSREMETLSDSRDYQQAESRARLDGNQNIKEDRVSTMGSDDDECTDRGVEEETENTSAVGRVISEAKDQRRCEGAVGDLCAAGAPDLAANSPMVTSSVAQKPSIFPAQLTLKIKGDHRVNSSKRSRKSPEGRMAESSVNSDTPLLESSQETTGAEESRPFSTDHDDTEEENNEPASRLSSCAQPPPSDVSPSSETLSKALSTARRIANKCSQCGRCFIYPSQLVQHQRIHTGDRPYKCTQCGKTFSNSTGLSKHHQKHCLDATFDCPKCGESFRSLRERFKHLSTHKSLKCLLCGKSCQTTSDLRKHQQTHSVTPSFNCSLCEKSFKFLSSLTRHNRTHSVEGGYACSKCGKTFGSLSERLQHKRTHRAQLNCTDCGRSCSSRSELKSHQQTHSREPLFNCRHCEDKFFGSVELKIHQKTHAVDKPHQCDACGKCFGALATLVLHQRTHTGEKPHTCPRCNKQYISKSQLTSHMRTHTGERPYSCSYCGKCFSQLANLTVHTRIHTGERPHICSRCKKGFCSVGDLQKHERSHTKEKPYRCTVCGKAFTVSSHLTVHIRSHTGERPYTCPECGKSFAQSSVLTKHQFTHTGERPYPCHHCVKSYTRLTHLKRHLQTHT; this is encoded by the exons ATGCTATGG GTAGCGCATCAGAGGGCCATCAAGCACTATGGAAAGTTAGAGGAGTTTGTGACAGTGGTTACACAAACTGTCCCAGAACTTATAACTGACAGACAGAGGACATTGCTTCTTCTGGCATTAAGGGCAAGG GTAACTCTTCAGCTGTTTCAAGGTGAGCATCCAGAAGACCTCAACAAAATTAAGATCCATCTTGACAGATTCTCATCCTGTGGTCTTTCACAG AATAATGATGCACAGATGCATGAGTTGGAAGAGAACTTCCTCAAGCTCACCAAAAACCTTCTTGAAGACCCAGTCGAGAGGATCCAATTCTTCAAG gcAGATTTCCCTGTGGTGTATGGCTGTGATTTTGACAGAGCTTTGCAAGCACTTGTTTCTCAGTTCCTCTCCAGACTAGAAGATCTGCTACCAGTGCCAGACCTTAAGCAG ACTGCATCCTGGCTCAGCGCTGTACCCTCTGCCTTGGATGAGTGTCTGCAGTCTCTTTCTCACACAGAGGACCTGCAATACCTGCTTCAGCACCACACATGCTGTGGAAAGTTAGACAAAC CATTTCCCTCCCCGGCAGAAGACTGCATCCTCGCTTCACTGTCCCTCCCTACCACAGTGGGAGTGGCATATACCTTTGACAGCAAATTAGATGTCTTGCTTAACTTGGAAGGCTCTACCCATGTAAGCAGAGAGATGGAAACTTTGTCAGACAGCAGAGATTATCAACAGGCAGAATCAAGAGCACGTTTAGATGGAAACCAGAACATTAAAGAAGATCGAGTGTCTACCATGGGTAGCGATGATGATGAATGCACAGACAGAGGTGTGGAAGAGGAGACTGAAAACACAAGTGCTGTGGGAAGGGTTATTTCCGAAGCAAAGGACCAGAGGagatgtgaaggggctgttgggGACCTGTGCGCTGCTGGAGCACCAGACCTCGCAGCCAACTCTCCAATGGTCACCTCCAGTGTGGCTCAAAAACCCTCCATATTTCCCGCCCAACTTACACTCAAGATCAAAGGGGACCACAGAGTCAATTCCTCCAAGAGATCTAGAAAGAGCCCAGAAGGGAGGATGGCTGAGTCCAGTGTGAACTCTGATACACCTCTGCTTGAATCCTCACAGGAAAC GACTGGTGCTGAAGAATCAAGACCATTTTCTACAGACCATGATGACACAGAAGAGGAAAACAACG AACCTGCTTCTCGGCTGTCTAGCTGCGCTCAACCACCACCTAGTGACGTATCGCCATCCTCTGAGACCCTATCAAAAGCATTGTCCACTGCACGGCGTATTGCCAACAagtgctcccagtgtggaaggtGTTTTATCTATCCATCTCAACTGGTTCAGCATCAGCGAATTCACACTGGAGATCGACCCTACAAATGCACCCAGTGCGGAAAGACTTTCAGTAATTCAACTGGGCTTTCAAAACACCACCAAAAACACTGTCTAGACGCGACCTTCGATTGCCCCAAGTGCGGAGAGAGTTTCAGATCTCTCCGCGAGCGGTTCAAACACTTATCTACTCACAAGTCCCTCAAATGTCTGTTGTGTGGAAAGAGTTGCCAGACGACTTCTGATTTGCGAAAGCACCAGCAAACACATAGTGTGACGCCGTCGTTCAACTGCTCTCTCTGTGAAAAAAGTTTCAAGTTCCTGTCAAGCCTAACCAGGCACAACAGGACCCATTCAGTGGAGGGGGGGTATGCTTGTTCCAAGTGTGGGAAAACATTTGGATCTTTGAGTGAACGGCTCCAACATAAGAGGACACATAGGGCGCAGCTCAACTGTACGGATTGCGGACGGAGTTGCAGTTCCCGCTCCGAACTAAAGAGTCACCAGCAAACTCACTCTCGTGAACCTCTCTTCAACTGTCGACACTGTGAAGACAAATTCTTTGGGTCAGTTGAGCTGAAGATCCACCAAAAAACTCATGCAGTGGACAAACCCCATCAGTGTGATGCGTGTGGAAAGTGCTTTGGTGCCTTAGCCACACTTGTACTCCACCAACGGACACACACGGGGGAGAAACCCCACACATGTCCTCGTTGTAATAAGCAGTATATCTCCAAAAGTCAGCTGACTTCACACATGCGGACTCACACGGGCGAGCGTCCATACAGCTGCTCTTACTGTGGGAAGTGTTTCTCTCAGTTGGCTAATCTTACTGTGCACACAAGGATTCACACGGGGGAGAGACCTCACATCTGCTCTCGGTGCAAGAAAGGGTTTTGCTCAGTCGGTGACCTGCAGAAGCATGAGCGCTCTCACACCAAAGAGAAACCTTACAGGTGTACAGTTTGTGGAAAGGCCTTCACAGTGTCAAGTCATTTGACGGTTCACATACGAAGTCACACAGGAGAGCGCCCCTACACCTGCCCtgagtgtggaaagagttttgcgCAGAGCTCTGTCTTAACTAAACATCAATTCACCCATACAGGAGAGAGGCCATACCCATGCCATCACTGTGTAAAAAGTTACACCCGTCTCACACACTTGAAGAGacacctacaaacacacactTGA
- the LOC124014122 gene encoding oocyte zinc finger protein XlCOF6-like isoform X6, translated as MLWVTLQLFQGEHPEDLNKIKIHLDRFSSCGLSQNNDAQMHELEENFLKLTKNLLEDPVERIQFFKADFPVVYGCDFDRALQALVSQFLSRLEDLLPVPDLKQTASWLSAVPSALDECLQSLSHTEDLQYLLQHHTCCGKLDKPFPSPAEDCILASLSLPTTVGVAYTFDSKLDVLLNLEGSTHVSREMETLSDSRDYQQAESRARLDGNQNIKEDRVSTMGSDDDECTDRGVEEETENTSAVGRVISEAKDQRRCEGAVGDLCAAGAPDLAANSPMVTSSVAQKPSIFPAQLTLKIKGDHRVNSSKRSRKSPEGRMAESSVNSDTPLLESSQETTGAEESRPFSTDHDDTEEENNEPASRLSSCAQPPPSDVSPSSETLSKALSTARRIANKCSQCGRCFIYPSQLVQHQRIHTGDRPYKCTQCGKTFSNSTGLSKHHQKHCLDATFDCPKCGESFRSLRERFKHLSTHKSLKCLLCGKSCQTTSDLRKHQQTHSVTPSFNCSLCEKSFKFLSSLTRHNRTHSVEGGYACSKCGKTFGSLSERLQHKRTHRAQLNCTDCGRSCSSRSELKSHQQTHSREPLFNCRHCEDKFFGSVELKIHQKTHAVDKPHQCDACGKCFGALATLVLHQRTHTGEKPHTCPRCNKQYISKSQLTSHMRTHTGERPYSCSYCGKCFSQLANLTVHTRIHTGERPHICSRCKKGFCSVGDLQKHERSHTKEKPYRCTVCGKAFTVSSHLTVHIRSHTGERPYTCPECGKSFAQSSVLTKHQFTHTGERPYPCHHCVKSYTRLTHLKRHLQTHT; from the exons ATGCTATGG GTAACTCTTCAGCTGTTTCAAGGTGAGCATCCAGAAGACCTCAACAAAATTAAGATCCATCTTGACAGATTCTCATCCTGTGGTCTTTCACAG AATAATGATGCACAGATGCATGAGTTGGAAGAGAACTTCCTCAAGCTCACCAAAAACCTTCTTGAAGACCCAGTCGAGAGGATCCAATTCTTCAAG gcAGATTTCCCTGTGGTGTATGGCTGTGATTTTGACAGAGCTTTGCAAGCACTTGTTTCTCAGTTCCTCTCCAGACTAGAAGATCTGCTACCAGTGCCAGACCTTAAGCAG ACTGCATCCTGGCTCAGCGCTGTACCCTCTGCCTTGGATGAGTGTCTGCAGTCTCTTTCTCACACAGAGGACCTGCAATACCTGCTTCAGCACCACACATGCTGTGGAAAGTTAGACAAAC CATTTCCCTCCCCGGCAGAAGACTGCATCCTCGCTTCACTGTCCCTCCCTACCACAGTGGGAGTGGCATATACCTTTGACAGCAAATTAGATGTCTTGCTTAACTTGGAAGGCTCTACCCATGTAAGCAGAGAGATGGAAACTTTGTCAGACAGCAGAGATTATCAACAGGCAGAATCAAGAGCACGTTTAGATGGAAACCAGAACATTAAAGAAGATCGAGTGTCTACCATGGGTAGCGATGATGATGAATGCACAGACAGAGGTGTGGAAGAGGAGACTGAAAACACAAGTGCTGTGGGAAGGGTTATTTCCGAAGCAAAGGACCAGAGGagatgtgaaggggctgttgggGACCTGTGCGCTGCTGGAGCACCAGACCTCGCAGCCAACTCTCCAATGGTCACCTCCAGTGTGGCTCAAAAACCCTCCATATTTCCCGCCCAACTTACACTCAAGATCAAAGGGGACCACAGAGTCAATTCCTCCAAGAGATCTAGAAAGAGCCCAGAAGGGAGGATGGCTGAGTCCAGTGTGAACTCTGATACACCTCTGCTTGAATCCTCACAGGAAAC GACTGGTGCTGAAGAATCAAGACCATTTTCTACAGACCATGATGACACAGAAGAGGAAAACAACG AACCTGCTTCTCGGCTGTCTAGCTGCGCTCAACCACCACCTAGTGACGTATCGCCATCCTCTGAGACCCTATCAAAAGCATTGTCCACTGCACGGCGTATTGCCAACAagtgctcccagtgtggaaggtGTTTTATCTATCCATCTCAACTGGTTCAGCATCAGCGAATTCACACTGGAGATCGACCCTACAAATGCACCCAGTGCGGAAAGACTTTCAGTAATTCAACTGGGCTTTCAAAACACCACCAAAAACACTGTCTAGACGCGACCTTCGATTGCCCCAAGTGCGGAGAGAGTTTCAGATCTCTCCGCGAGCGGTTCAAACACTTATCTACTCACAAGTCCCTCAAATGTCTGTTGTGTGGAAAGAGTTGCCAGACGACTTCTGATTTGCGAAAGCACCAGCAAACACATAGTGTGACGCCGTCGTTCAACTGCTCTCTCTGTGAAAAAAGTTTCAAGTTCCTGTCAAGCCTAACCAGGCACAACAGGACCCATTCAGTGGAGGGGGGGTATGCTTGTTCCAAGTGTGGGAAAACATTTGGATCTTTGAGTGAACGGCTCCAACATAAGAGGACACATAGGGCGCAGCTCAACTGTACGGATTGCGGACGGAGTTGCAGTTCCCGCTCCGAACTAAAGAGTCACCAGCAAACTCACTCTCGTGAACCTCTCTTCAACTGTCGACACTGTGAAGACAAATTCTTTGGGTCAGTTGAGCTGAAGATCCACCAAAAAACTCATGCAGTGGACAAACCCCATCAGTGTGATGCGTGTGGAAAGTGCTTTGGTGCCTTAGCCACACTTGTACTCCACCAACGGACACACACGGGGGAGAAACCCCACACATGTCCTCGTTGTAATAAGCAGTATATCTCCAAAAGTCAGCTGACTTCACACATGCGGACTCACACGGGCGAGCGTCCATACAGCTGCTCTTACTGTGGGAAGTGTTTCTCTCAGTTGGCTAATCTTACTGTGCACACAAGGATTCACACGGGGGAGAGACCTCACATCTGCTCTCGGTGCAAGAAAGGGTTTTGCTCAGTCGGTGACCTGCAGAAGCATGAGCGCTCTCACACCAAAGAGAAACCTTACAGGTGTACAGTTTGTGGAAAGGCCTTCACAGTGTCAAGTCATTTGACGGTTCACATACGAAGTCACACAGGAGAGCGCCCCTACACCTGCCCtgagtgtggaaagagttttgcgCAGAGCTCTGTCTTAACTAAACATCAATTCACCCATACAGGAGAGAGGCCATACCCATGCCATCACTGTGTAAAAAGTTACACCCGTCTCACACACTTGAAGAGacacctacaaacacacactTGA